A genomic stretch from Neodiprion fabricii isolate iyNeoFabr1 chromosome 3, iyNeoFabr1.1, whole genome shotgun sequence includes:
- the LOC124178542 gene encoding feline leukemia virus subgroup C receptor-related protein 2-like, with amino-acid sequence MKNRRITDNYVSHPLKTECTEENDDTFSGSPLKVRVFKRRWLQLFLFALCGICSSYHYAQFVIVSHIISRYYDVSALAVASTNIMLMVAYAVFLFPAMFLMERIGLKWTVVIGAALTCLGAWIKVFSAAKDHFPLLLKGQAMVAIGQVFIAPVPGKLAAFWFGNDQLALATAIGSYAAHVGLSLCFLTVPVFVRNRYDVEEIGYRLSVIYWTVAIACSVVTLAVLFLFQDEPPAPPSESRALQKSTHERFDKGILVSFKKLLTKNRNFIILWNAYGLIVSIFNSMGAILNPLVLTHFKNCEVDVGIMFLLLCFVGTIGSLIIASILDKTKKFRVIAITVSSSSLFCEILFATTLNMEIKWTVFLSISLFGITLLSFNAIGFELCAEATYPESQALSTGMLSTAGQIYGAFVIPLILKVTDVYGETAGHAVILAILGLGTLLTISNKIDLRRQRAEESAM; translated from the exons atgaagaatcgACGAATCACTGACAATTACGTTTCGCATCCTCTTAAGACCGAATGTACAGAGGAAAACGACGACACGTTCAGCGGCAGTCCGTTAAAAGTCCGGGTTTTCAAAAGACGATGGCTTCAACTATTCTTATTTGCTTTGTGCGGCATATGCAGCAGCTATCATTATGCTCAATTCGTCATCGTCAGCCACATAATAAGTCG ATACTACGACGTCTCAGCGTTGGCGGTAGCATCGACCAACATCATGTTGATGGTAGCCTACGCAGTTTTCCTCTTCCCTGCCATGTTTTTAATGGAACGCATCGGCCTGAAGTGGACGGTCGTGATAGGAGCCGCATTGACGTGTCTCGGAGCTTGGATTAAGGTCTTTTCGGCAGCCAAAGATCATTTTCCGCTGCTGCTCAAAGGGCAAGCCATGGTCGCGATCGGCCAAGTTTTCATTGCTCCTGTTCCGGGAAAATTGGCTGCATTCTGGTTCGGGAATGACCAACTCGCCCTCGCCACCGCCATCGGCTCCTACGCAGCTCACGTCGGCTTGTCGCTCTGCTTCCTGACCGTTCCGGTTTTTGTCCGAAACCGCTACGACGTCGAGGAAATCGGGTACCGATTGTCCGTCATTTACTGGACAGTCGCGATTGCATGTTCAGTCGTAACGTTGGCCGTACTTTTTC TTTTTCAGGACGAACCTCCCGCGCCACCAAGCGAGTCGCGGGCGCTTCAAAAATCCACGCACGAGCGTTTCGACAAAGGAATTTTAGTGTCCTTCAAAAAGTTACTAACAAAGAACAGGAACTTCATCATTCTTTGGAACGCCTATGGTCTGATTGTTAGCATATTTAACTCGATGGGGGCAATTTTGAATCCGTTGGTCTTAACTCACTTCAAG AACTGCGAAGTTGATGTGGGAATAATGTTTCTTTTGCTGTGCTTTGTGGGTACCATAGGTTCGTTGATCATCGCATCAATTCTCGACAAAACGAAGAAATTCAG AGTCATCGCCATCACCGTGAGCAGTTCGTCTTTATTTTGCGAAATACTTTTTGCCACGACCTTGAATATGGAAATTAAATGGACGGTTTTTCTGTCAATTTCGCTTTTCGG CATTACTCTGCTCAGTTTCAACGCGATTGGATTTGAATTATGCGCCGAAGCGACTTACCCCGAGTCTCAGGCACTATCGACAGGAATGTTGAGCACAGCGGGCCAAATATACGGAGCTTTCGTAATTCCTCTTATCCTCAAGGTGACAGACGTTTACGGCGAAACGGCTGGACACGCGGTCATTCTCGCAATTCTCGGCCTAGGAACTCTGTTGACAATATCGAATAAAATCGATCTGCGTAGGCAAAGAGCTGAAGAATCTGCCATGTGA